In Devosia litorisediminis, one genomic interval encodes:
- a CDS encoding HU family DNA-binding protein: MNKNDLVGVVADKATITKAQAAEAVDAVFAAITDTLKAGDEVRLVGFGTFAVSQRKASTGRNPATGAEIQIPASNQAKFKPGKGLKDAIN; this comes from the coding sequence AGAACGATCTGGTTGGCGTTGTCGCCGACAAAGCGACGATTACCAAGGCACAGGCCGCTGAGGCTGTGGACGCAGTGTTCGCCGCAATCACCGACACCCTGAAGGCTGGCGACGAAGTCCGCCTCGTCGGTTTCGGCACTTTCGCTGTTTCGCAGCGCAAGGCTTCGACCGGCCGCAATCCGGCCACTGGCGCCGAGATTCAGATCCCGGCCTCCAATCAGGCCAAGTTCAAGCCCGGTAAGGGCCTGAAGGACGCGATCAACTAA
- a CDS encoding DUF4386 family protein, protein MFSLQKWGAAAGFGAAATYIFGFILLLTVLAGSGYGMADADPASVVSFVINEQTLMTSWYTIIYVVNGFLVALLAVALADIFKPHAPTLSSVVQVFGALWATLVVGAGMVANVGKEVVATQYASDPEGAVLMWQIFSGVENGLGGGNEIAGAVWAIVVGAAMLRTALMPKSLGCFSLVIGVSGLLTLIPALNDTAGPVFGLGYIAWFVWVGFVLLNRKA, encoded by the coding sequence ATGTTTTCACTTCAAAAATGGGGCGCTGCGGCCGGATTTGGTGCCGCTGCCACCTATATTTTTGGTTTCATCCTCCTCCTCACAGTCCTCGCCGGATCCGGTTACGGTATGGCGGATGCCGATCCCGCCTCCGTCGTCTCCTTCGTGATCAACGAACAGACACTCATGACCAGCTGGTACACGATCATCTATGTGGTCAACGGCTTCCTGGTTGCCCTGCTGGCGGTCGCGCTCGCCGATATCTTCAAGCCGCACGCGCCGACGCTCTCTAGCGTCGTTCAGGTTTTCGGTGCGCTTTGGGCCACCCTCGTGGTCGGAGCGGGAATGGTCGCCAATGTCGGCAAGGAAGTCGTCGCTACCCAATACGCTTCCGACCCCGAGGGCGCCGTGCTGATGTGGCAAATCTTCTCGGGCGTTGAAAACGGTCTTGGCGGCGGTAATGAGATCGCCGGCGCCGTTTGGGCCATAGTTGTCGGTGCGGCCATGCTGCGCACCGCACTGATGCCGAAATCCCTTGGCTGTTTCAGCCTCGTGATTGGAGTGTCCGGCCTCTTGACCCTCATTCCCGCGCTGAATGACACAGCGGGCCCTGTGTTCGGACTTGGCTACATTGCCTGGTTCGTTTGGGTCGGGTTCGTGTTGCTGAACAGGAAAGCCTAA